The following are encoded in a window of Fluviibacter phosphoraccumulans genomic DNA:
- the rfaE1 gene encoding D-glycero-beta-D-manno-heptose-7-phosphate kinase, with product MTMIDFSKTRLLVVGDVMLDRYWFGEVSRISPEAPVPVVHVHKEEVRPGGAANVARNIVALGGQVSLLSVVGTDEAGQTLRGLLEDAGVATGLHDDANIRTTVKLRVLGRQQQLLRIDFETAPSHEVLQAKLADFERQLPEHDLVILSDYGKGGLTHITKMIELAKAAGKRVLVDPKGDDYARYAGASLLTPNRSELREVVGKWDNEADLKSKVDTLRDKLKLEALLLTRSEEGMTLFRPEGVFNQAAKAREVFDVSGAGDTVIATLALMLASGADYTEAVRVANLAASIVVGKLGTAVVTHEELQQAL from the coding sequence ATTTCTCTAAAACACGTTTGCTCGTCGTCGGCGATGTCATGCTCGACCGTTACTGGTTTGGTGAAGTATCGCGTATCTCACCAGAAGCACCGGTGCCTGTCGTGCATGTGCATAAGGAAGAAGTGCGCCCCGGTGGCGCCGCTAACGTAGCGCGCAATATCGTGGCTCTGGGTGGCCAGGTCTCGCTACTATCTGTGGTGGGCACCGACGAAGCTGGGCAAACGCTGCGCGGCCTACTCGAAGATGCCGGGGTGGCGACCGGCCTTCATGATGATGCCAATATCCGCACTACGGTCAAGCTGCGTGTCCTGGGTCGTCAGCAACAATTATTGCGCATCGACTTTGAAACCGCACCCTCGCACGAAGTGCTGCAGGCCAAGCTGGCAGACTTCGAACGCCAGCTGCCTGAGCATGATCTCGTGATCTTGTCTGACTACGGCAAAGGTGGATTGACCCACATTACCAAAATGATCGAACTGGCCAAAGCCGCAGGTAAGCGGGTGCTGGTAGATCCAAAGGGCGATGACTATGCCCGTTACGCCGGTGCCAGCCTGCTCACGCCTAACCGTTCTGAACTGCGTGAAGTTGTCGGCAAGTGGGATAACGAAGCGGATCTTAAATCCAAGGTTGATACGCTGCGCGATAAGCTGAAGCTTGAAGCACTCTTGCTCACGCGTAGCGAAGAAGGCATGACGCTGTTCCGCCCGGAAGGCGTATTCAATCAGGCTGCCAAAGCGCGTGAAGTGTTTGATGTCTCGGGTGCGGGTGATACCGTCATTGCTACGCTGGCGCTTATGCTGGCCAGTGGTGCCGACTACACCGAAGCCGTGCGTGTTGCCAACCTGGCGGCCAGCATTGTGGTGGGTAAACTGGGTACCGCTGTCGTTACCCACGAAGAGCTGCAACAGGCGCTCTAA